One window from the genome of Synechococcus sp. PROS-7-1 encodes:
- the purB gene encoding adenylosuccinate lyase: protein MIERYTLPEMGAIWTDRAKYQSWLDVEVAACEANCSLGRVPEPAMEDIRNKAAFEPERILEIEAEVRHDVIAFLTNVNEHVGDAGRYIHVGMTSSDVLDTGLALQLKASVSLLRQELMALDMAIAALAKAHKGTVMIGRSHAIHGEPITFGFKLAGWLAETRRNAERLERLERDVAVGQVSGAMGTYANTDPEVERLTCERLGLIPDTASTQVISRDRHADYIQTLALVGASLDRFATEIRNLQRTDVLEVEESFAKGQKGSSAMPHKRNPIRSERISGLARVLRSYVVAALENVALWHERDISHSSTERMMLPDCSVTLHFMLREMTAVVAGLGVYPDNMRRNMNVYGGVVFSQRVLLGLVDAGMSREDAYRVVQRNAHSAWNTEGGNFHANLAGDPEVTAKLSSQQLEECFSTELHQANLGVIWDRLKL, encoded by the coding sequence TTGATCGAGCGCTACACCCTGCCCGAGATGGGCGCGATCTGGACCGACCGTGCCAAGTATCAGAGTTGGCTCGATGTGGAGGTCGCCGCCTGTGAAGCCAACTGCTCATTAGGGCGCGTCCCTGAGCCAGCCATGGAGGACATCCGCAACAAGGCGGCCTTCGAACCGGAGCGGATCCTCGAGATCGAAGCCGAGGTGCGTCACGACGTGATCGCGTTCCTGACCAACGTGAATGAGCATGTCGGGGATGCTGGGCGCTACATCCACGTGGGCATGACCAGCAGTGACGTGCTGGATACCGGCCTGGCGCTTCAGCTCAAAGCTTCCGTATCACTTTTGAGACAGGAACTGATGGCCCTGGATATGGCCATCGCAGCCCTGGCGAAGGCGCACAAGGGCACCGTGATGATCGGCCGCTCCCACGCCATCCATGGCGAACCGATCACCTTCGGCTTCAAGCTCGCAGGCTGGCTGGCAGAAACCCGTCGCAACGCTGAGCGTCTCGAACGCCTCGAACGCGATGTGGCCGTGGGCCAGGTCAGTGGCGCCATGGGCACCTACGCCAACACCGACCCGGAGGTGGAGCGACTGACCTGTGAACGTCTCGGCCTGATCCCTGACACGGCGAGCACACAGGTGATCTCACGCGATCGTCATGCGGATTACATCCAGACCCTCGCTCTGGTGGGAGCAAGCCTCGACCGGTTTGCGACCGAGATCCGCAATCTTCAGCGCACCGATGTACTGGAGGTGGAGGAAAGCTTCGCCAAGGGCCAGAAAGGCAGTTCAGCCATGCCCCACAAACGCAATCCGATCCGCAGTGAACGCATCAGTGGTCTGGCCAGGGTGCTGCGCAGTTATGTCGTCGCTGCCCTTGAAAATGTGGCTCTCTGGCATGAACGGGACATCAGCCATAGCTCCACTGAACGGATGATGCTTCCGGACTGTTCGGTCACGCTGCATTTCATGCTCCGGGAGATGACAGCTGTGGTGGCCGGTCTTGGCGTGTACCCAGACAACATGCGCCGAAACATGAATGTTTACGGGGGTGTGGTATTCAGCCAGCGGGTTCTACTCGGCCTCGTCGATGCCGGGATGAGCCGGGAAGACGCCTACCGAGTGGTGCAGCGGAACGCACACAGCGCCTGGAACACCGAGGGGGGCAATTTCCACGCCAACCTCGCCGGCGACCCTGAGGTCACCGCAAAACTCAGCAGCCAACAGCTGGAGGAGTGCTTCAGTACGGAGCTCCATCAAGCCAACCTGGGCGTGATCTGGGACCGGCTGAAGCTCTGA
- a CDS encoding adenylosuccinate lyase: MFWTPYADWIYVVVSVSGMLLIIALVLRPNSNS; encoded by the coding sequence ATGTTCTGGACCCCCTACGCAGACTGGATCTATGTGGTGGTGAGCGTCAGCGGGATGCTGCTGATCATTGCCCTTGTGCTGAGGCCCAATTCGAACTCATGA
- the fumC gene encoding class II fumarate hydratase codes for MTNATRTEHDSMGTVHVPVEALWGAQTQRSLQNFAIAEDRIPTPLIHALARIKQAAAIVNARHGVISNEQRDLIVEAAAAVAEGSHDDQFPLRVWQTGSGTQTNMNLNEVISNLASLRAGEALGSHRPIHPNDHVNRSQSTNDAFPAAIHVAAAEAISRRLQPELQQLKEAFGVKSNDWASIVKIGRTHLQDAVPLTLGQEASAWRDQIGTAARRIDTSLEEILPLPLGGTAVGTGLNAPKGFSVEAAAELKRLTGLPFTTAPNKFAVMASHDGLVNTMGQLRLLAVSLLKIANDIRLLACGPRAGLAELHLPENEPGSSIMPGKVNPTQCEAMAMVCTQVIGLDAAVAMAGAGGHLQMNVYKPLIGFNLLQAITLLTDACHCFRVAMVEGIEPNRARIQRDVEQSLMLVTPLTPVIGYDKASAIAKYAHEQGIDLRSAALDLGYVSAEVFDRVVDPASMAAEQG; via the coding sequence ATGACCAACGCGACCCGCACGGAACACGACAGCATGGGCACGGTGCATGTGCCTGTTGAGGCGTTATGGGGCGCTCAGACCCAGCGCTCCCTGCAGAATTTCGCCATCGCCGAGGATCGGATCCCAACCCCACTGATTCATGCGCTCGCTCGCATCAAGCAGGCAGCGGCGATCGTGAATGCGCGACACGGTGTGATCAGCAACGAGCAGCGCGACTTGATTGTTGAAGCCGCCGCTGCAGTCGCCGAAGGAAGCCACGACGATCAATTCCCTCTGAGGGTCTGGCAAACCGGCAGCGGCACGCAGACCAACATGAACCTCAACGAGGTGATCAGCAATCTGGCATCGCTGCGTGCTGGGGAAGCTCTCGGCAGCCATCGACCCATCCATCCGAATGATCACGTCAACCGGTCCCAGTCCACGAACGATGCCTTCCCGGCCGCCATCCATGTGGCGGCCGCGGAAGCGATCAGCCGCCGCCTTCAACCGGAACTGCAACAACTGAAAGAGGCCTTTGGCGTCAAATCGAACGACTGGGCATCCATCGTGAAGATCGGCCGCACCCACCTTCAGGATGCGGTCCCGCTCACCCTCGGCCAGGAAGCATCAGCCTGGAGAGATCAGATCGGAACCGCAGCGCGACGCATCGACACCAGCCTGGAGGAAATCCTGCCTCTGCCCTTGGGAGGCACAGCGGTGGGAACGGGGCTCAACGCCCCGAAGGGCTTTTCAGTCGAGGCGGCAGCCGAGCTCAAGCGGCTTACAGGCCTGCCCTTCACCACAGCCCCCAACAAGTTCGCCGTGATGGCCAGCCACGACGGACTCGTCAACACCATGGGACAGCTCAGGCTTCTGGCAGTGAGCCTGCTCAAAATCGCCAATGACATCCGCCTGCTGGCCTGCGGACCTCGAGCCGGTCTCGCCGAACTGCATCTTCCGGAAAATGAGCCCGGCAGTTCGATCATGCCGGGCAAGGTGAATCCCACCCAGTGCGAGGCGATGGCCATGGTCTGCACCCAGGTGATCGGGCTGGATGCTGCGGTGGCGATGGCCGGTGCCGGTGGCCATCTGCAGATGAATGTGTACAAACCGCTGATCGGCTTCAACCTGCTGCAGGCCATCACCCTGCTCACGGATGCCTGCCACTGTTTTCGGGTGGCCATGGTTGAGGGGATCGAACCCAACCGCGCCCGCATTCAAAGGGATGTGGAGCAGTCCCTGATGCTTGTCACCCCACTCACCCCGGTGATTGGGTACGACAAAGCAAGCGCGATTGCGAAATACGCGCACGAACAGGGAATAGACCTGAGAAGCGCCGCTCTGGACCTGGGTTACGTCAGCGCTGAGGTGTTCGATCGCGTCGTCGACCCAGCCTCCATGGCCGCTGAACAGGGCTAG